In Myripristis murdjan chromosome 9, fMyrMur1.1, whole genome shotgun sequence, the following proteins share a genomic window:
- the ubac1 gene encoding ubiquitin-associated domain-containing protein 1 isoform X3 codes for MFVQEEKIFAGKVLKIHICTMEGTEWLEEVTEDTTIEKLKEKCLKHYVHGSLEDPKTLTHHKLIHAATERILTDTKTVADENLKDKDVLLLIKKRPPPTPPKMADISTDEKKKQENKAPDKDAILKATASLSTRHIDRTVTQHNIRDFQTELRKILVSLIEVAQKLLALNPDAVELFKKANAMLDEDEEDRVDETALQQLTEMGFPESRAIKALRLNHMSVTQAMEWLIEHVDDPSVDSPLPGQDTSGAAGATAAATPGPSVSASASGAPHLRRSLSQSSTEESTRQDELTEIFKRIRRKREFRPDSRAVIALMEMGFDEKEVIDALRVNNNQQDAACEWLLGDRKPSPEDLDKGIDTDSPLFQAILENPVVQLGLTNPKTLLAFEDMLENPLNSTQWMNDPETGPVMLQISRIFQTLNRT; via the exons ATGTTCGTGCAGGAGGAGAAGATATTCGCCGGGAAAGTGTTGAAAATACACATCTGTACCATGGAGGGGACGGAGTGGCTGGAGGAGGTCACGGAAGACACCACCATTGAGAAACTGAAGGAGAAGTGCTTGAAACAT TATGTGCACGGAAGTCTAGAAGACCCCAAAACTCTCACCCACCATAAACTAATCCACGCTGCTACAGAGAGAATCCTCACTGACACTAAAACAGTGGCTGATGAGAACCTCAAAGATAAAG ATGTTTTGCTGCTGATAAAGAAAAGACCACCACCAACCCCTCCAAAGATGGCAGACATATCTACAGATGAAAAG AAGAAGCAAGAAAACAAGGCTCCGGACAAAGATGCTATCCTGAAAGCCACTGCCAGCCTGTCCACCCGTCACATCGACCGCACCGTCACGCAGCACAACATCAGAGAC TTTCAGACGGAGCTTAGAAAAATCCTCGTCTCTCTCATTGAAGTGGCCCAGAAGCTTCTTGCTTTGAACCCTGATGCTGTTGAACTCTTCAAAAAGGCTAATG CCATGttggatgaggatgaagaggaccGGGTGGATGAAACAGCCCTTCAGCAGCTCACAGAGATGGGTTTCCCCGAGAGCAGAGCAATCAAAGCTCTCCGATTGAACCA CATGTCAGTGACCCAGGCCATGGAGTGGTTGATCGAGCATGTAGACGACCCCTCCGTGGACTCACCTCTGCCTGGCCAGGACACTTCTGGGGCGGCAGGGGCCACGGCCGCCGCCACCCCAGGCCCCTCTGTCTCAGCCTCGGCCTCGGGCGCTCCTCACCTCCGCCGAAGCCTTTCCCAGTCCAGCACAGAGGAGAGCACCAGGCAGGACGAGCTGACAGAGATCTTCAAGAGGATCCGCAGGAAACGAGAGTTCAGGCCTGACTCGAGA GCTGTTATCGCATTGATGGAGATGGGCTTCGATGAGAAGGAGGTGATCGATGCTCTGAGAGTGAATAACAACCAACAGGATGCTGCG TGCGAGTGGCTGCTGGGAGACAGGAAACCGTCTCCAGAGGACCTGGACAAAGGCATTGACACTGACAGCCCCCTGTTCCAAGCAATTCTGGAGAACCCAGTGGTACAGCTGGGCCTAACCAATCCCAAGACGCTGCTCG
- the notch1b gene encoding LOW QUALITY PROTEIN: neurogenic locus notch homolog protein 1b (The sequence of the model RefSeq protein was modified relative to this genomic sequence to represent the inferred CDS: inserted 1 base in 1 codon): protein MHIFFVKLTFLLSLIALTRGLRCFLSTESCLNQGRCETTPDGNGECKCRDGYVGNRCQFRDPCTTSPCKNGGTCRAVLRGNTVDFSCTCVLGYTDRQCLTPINNACLSSPCRNGGTCELESLQTYKCRCLPGWSGKLCQQADPCASNPCANGGQCTSFESHYICTCTTFFYGQTCKQDVNECAQNPSPCKNGGVCINEVGTYRCQCPQEYTGRHCESRYMPCSPSPCHNGGTCIQKGETNYECSCVPGFSGKNCDHNIDDCPGHGCQNGGTCVDGVNTYNCQCKPEFTGQLCTEDVDECQLMPNACQNGGTCHNTYGSYQCVCVNGWTGDDCSENIDDCASAACHHGATCHDRVASFYCECPHGRTGLLCQLDDACISNPCQKGSNCDTNPVSGNHFCTCPPGYFGASCDQDVDECSLGSNPCEHAGKCLNTKGSFQCKCQRGYVGPRCELDINECMSNPCLNEATCLDQIGDFHCICMPGYEGEFCEINTDECANSPCLNNGKCIDKINAFHCQCPTGFTGNLCQIDIDECASTPCKNGAKCTDGPNKYTCECTEGYTGKHCETDINECYSDPCHYGTCQDGLASFTCYCRPGYTGRLCETNINECLSQPCRNGGTCQDRENSYICSCPKGTTGINCEINIDDCKSNPCDYGTCIDKIDGYECACEPGYTGTMCNINIDECAINPCHNGGTCIDGINGFTCACPEGYHDATCFSQVNECLSNPCIHGHCEDKVNGYKCLCDSGWSGKNCDINNNECESNPCMNGGTCKDMTSGYVCTCRMGFTGPSCQTNINECASNPCLNQGTCIDDVAGYKCNCVLPYTGENCETLLAPCSAKPCKNGGVCQESKDYESFSCVCPEGWQGQTCEVDIDECVKNPCRNGATCQNTMGSYRCGCKPGYTGRNCETDVDDCKPNPCSNGGFCKDEVNGFLCTCPPGFRGTKCEEDINECESNPCKNGANCTDCVNSYTCTCPPGFSGIHCENNTPDCTESSCFNGGTCVDGINTFTCLCPPGFTGIYCQHDINECDSKPCLNGGTCQDSYGTYKCTCPHGYTGLNCQNLVRWCDSSPCKNGGTCWQTGTTYSCECETGWTGLYCDVPSVSCEVAAKQRGVDVAHLCRNSGQCLDAGNTHYCHCQVGYTGSYCEEQVDECTPNPCQNGATCTDFLGGYSCKCMPGYVGTNCSDEINECFSQPCQNGGTCIDLINTYKCSCPRGTQGVHCEINIDDCNPFTDPVTNEPKCFNKGXCVDRVGGYHCICPAGYVGERCEGDVNECLSNPCDPRGTHNCIQLTNNYRCECRTGYTGQRCDTVFDGCKGKPCHNGGTCAVASNTPHGFICKCPPGFTGSTCEYDAQACGSLHCRNGGTCISGHKNPKCLCTPSFTGPECQYPTDSPCNSNPCYNGGTCEYISEAPYYHCVCPVHFNGIRCHILDYSFLGGPGHDIPHSVEVEVKCENPQCEERKGNKFCDVACNNHSCGWDGGDCSLNFNDPWKNCSASLQCWRYFNNGKCDSQCDNAGCLYDGFDCQNLEGQCNPLYDQYCKDHYADGHCDQGCNNAECEWDGLDCANSVPEKLAVGRLVVVVHILPEQLLNNSFGFLRELSRVLHTNVVFRKDAHGKMMVYPYYGSEQELKKHNIKRSVDTWAEIPSDVLNLVRRSLYDVAGGSRRMRRELDHMQIKGSIVYLEIDNRQCLQQSTECFQSATDVAAFLGALASSGKLNVPYIIEAVHSEVDPQPPKELYPIYVVLAGVALLAFCGVGMVATRKRRHEHGRLWLPEGFKTSETSKKKRREPVGEDSVGLKPLKNTSDISLMDDTQNEWGDDEPSDAKRFRQFDEQAILELDDQTDHRQWTQQHLDAADLRIPSIAPTPPQGEIESDCMDVNVRGPDGFTPLMIASCSGGGLETGNSEEEEDASANVINDFIYQGANLHNQTDRTGETALHLAARYARSDAAKRLLEASADANIQDNMGRTPLHAAVAADAQGVFQILIRNRATDLDARMHDGTTPLILAARLAVEGMVEELINCHADVNAIDDFGKSALHWAAAVNNVEAAIVLLKSGANKDMQNNKEETPLFLAAREGSYETAKVLLEHFANREITDHMDRLPRDIAQERMHHDIVRLMDEYNLVRSPPMHGGSLSTTLSPPLCSPNSYLGSMKQPQPQGQGQGKKARKPSTKGIGCKDGKDMKVKKKNSQDGKSGSLLDSSAVLSPVDSLESPHGYISDVASPPMMTSPFQQSPSVSLNHMQGMSDPHLAVNHMVIPNKQELARMQFDPLPPRLSHLPVSGSNSQGAMNGQCDWLSRMHSSMSQPGQFNHMRGAAGSQGGLHQGGQHSMMTSLHNGHPTTSLSQMMTYQGIQSTRLSSQPHIMQQQAQQMQQMQNLQQLQQQQQQQQQQQQQQQQSIQLQHQNSNTASSQNFSELSSPELQTGTGNSTMPIHTILPQETQVMPSSLNQSMPSTQFLTPPSQHSYSGPMDNTPNHQLQVPDHPFLTPSPGSPDQWSSSSPHSNMSDWSEGISSPPTSMQSQIAHIPEQFK from the exons GTTTTTCAGGAAAGAACTGCGACCACAACATTGACGACTGTCCAGGCCACGGCTGCCAGAACGGAGGCACCTGTGTAGATGGTGTCAACACCTACAACTGCCAGTGTAAACCAGAATTTACAG GCCAACTGTGCACAGAGGATGTTGACGAGTGCCAACTGATGCCCAACGCTTGCCAAAACGGTGGCACGTGCCACAACACCTACGGCAgctaccagtgtgtgtgtgtgaatggctgGACCGGGGACGACTGCAGTGAGAATATCGATGACTGTGCCAGCGCTGCCTGCCACCACGGAGCCACCTGCCATGACCGCGTGGCGTCCTTCTACTGTGAATGCCCGCACGGCCGCACAG GGCTGCTGTGCCAGCTGGACGACGCCTGCATCAGCAACCCATGTCAGAAGGGCTCAAACTGTGACACCAACCCCGTCAGCGGAAACCATTTCTGTACCTGCCCCCCAGGCTACTTTGGGGCTTCCTGCGACCAGGACGTTGACGAGTGCTCGCTGG GCTCAAACCCGTGTGAGCATGCAGGGAAGTGTCTGAACACCAAAGGCTCGTTCCAGTGCAAGTGCCAGCGGGGTTACGTGGGGCCACGCTGCGAGCTGGACATCAACGAGTGCATGTCGAACCCGTGCCTGAACGAAGCCACCTGCCTCGACCAAATTGGAGACTTTCACTGCATCTGCATGCCAG GCTACGAGGGGGAGTTCTGCGAGATCAATACGGACGAGTGCGCCAACAGCCCCTGCCTCAACAACGGCAAGTGTATCGACAAGATCAACGCCTTCCACTGCCAGTGCCCCACAG gCTTCACTGGGAACCTTTGCCAGATAGATATCGATGAATGTGCCAGCACGCCTTGCAAAAACGGCGCCAAGTGTACAGACGGCCCCAACAAATACACCTGCGAGTGCACTGAAG GCTACACCGGGAAGCACTGTGAGACAGACATCAATGAGTGTTACTCGGATCCGTGCCACTATGGCACCTGCCAGGACGGcctggcctccttcacctgctaCTGCCGCCCTGGTTACACCGGCCGGCTGTGCGAGACCAACATCAACGAGTGTCTGAGCCAGCCGTGCAGGAACGGAGGCACCTGCCAGGATCGAGAGAACTCATACATCTGCAGCTGTCCCAAGGGCACCACAg GAATCAACTGTGAAATCAACATAGATGACTGCAAGAGCAACCCCTGTGACTACGGGACATGCATCGACAAGATCGATGGCTACGAGTGTGCCTGTGAACCCGGCTACACTG GTACCATGTGTAACATCAACATTGATGAATGTGCCATCAACCCCTGCCACAACGGCGGCACCTGCATTGATGGCATCAACGGGTTCACCTGCGCGTGTCCGGAGGGTTACCACGATGCCACCTGCTTCTCCCAGGTCAATGAGTGCCTCAGCAACCCCTGCATCCATGGCCACTGCGAGGACAAGGTCAATGG CTATAAATGCCTTTGTGACTCTGGCTGGAGCGGTAAAAACTGTGACATCAACAACAATGAATGTGAGTCCAACCCATGTATGAATGGAGGCACCTGCAAGGACATGACAAGCGGATATGTGTGCACCTGCCGCATGGGCTTCAcag GGCCGAGCTGCCAGACCAACATCAATGAATGTGCGTCCAACCCCTGCCTCAACCAGGGGACCTGCATTGACGATGTCGCAGGCTACAAGTGCAACTGCGTTCTCCCTTACACTG gAGAGAACTGTGAGACTTTGCTGGCCCCCTGCAGCGCCAAACCCTGCAAGAATGGAGGTGTGTGCCAGGAGTCGAAGGACTATGAAAGCTTTTCCTGTGTCTGTCCTGAGGGATGGCAAG GCCAAACCTGTGAGGTGGACATCGACGAGTGTGTGAAGAACCCCTGTCGCAATGGAGCGACCTGCCAGAACACGATGGGCAGTTACCGCTGCGGCTGCAAACCGGGCTACACCGGGCGCAACTGCGAAACTGACGTTGACGACTGCAAGCCCA ACCCCTGCAGCAACGGAGGCTTCTGTAAGGACGAGGTGAACGGCTTCCTGTGCACCTGCCCGCCCGGGTTCAGGGGCACCAAGTGCGAGGAGGACATCAATGAGTGTGAGAGTAACCCATGCAAGAACGGGGCCAACTGCACCGACTGCGTCAACAGCTACACCTGTACCTGCCCGCCCGGCTTCAGCGGAATCCACTGTGAAAATAACACTCCCGACTGCACGGAGAG TTCCTGCTTCAATGGCGGCACCTGTGTGGACGGCATCAACACCTTCACATGTTTATGCCCGCCGGGCTTCACTGGCATCTACTGCCAACATGACATCAATGAGTGTGACTCCAAACCCTGCTTGAACGGCGGCACCTGCCAGGACAGCTATGGCACCTACAAGTGTACCTGCCCACATGGGTACACCGGGCTCAACTGTCAG AACTTAGTCCGCTGGTGCGACTCGTCACCGTGTAAGAACGGGGGGACTTGCTGGCAGACAGGTACCACCTACAGCTGTGAGTGCGAGACTGGCTGGACCGGCCTGTACTGTGATGTACCAAGTGTCTCCTGTGAAGTGGCAGCCAAACAgagag GCGTCGATGTAGCCCATCTGTGTCGAAACTCGGGCCAGTGTCTGGACGCAGGCAACACTCACTACTGCCACTGTCAGGTTGGATATACCGGGAGCTACTGTGAGGAGCAGGTGGACGAGTGCACCCCGAACCCCTGCCAAAACGGAGCCACCTGCACCGACTTCCTCGGAGGATACTCCTGCAAG tgcaTGCCAGGGTATGTGGGGACGAACTGCTCTGACGAGATCAATGAGTGTTTCTCCCAGCCGTGCCAGAATGGGGGCACCTGCATTGACCTGATCAATACCTACAAATGCTCCTGTCCCCGGGGAACCCAAG GTGTGCACTGTGAGATCAACATAGACGACTGCAACCCGTTCACCGACCCTGTCACCAACGAGCCCAAGTGTTTCAACAAAG AGTGTGTGGATCGGGTCGGGGGCTACCACTGCATCTGCCCGGCGGGCTACGTGGGCGAGCGCTGCGAAGGCGACGTCAACGAGTGTCTGTCCAACCCCTGTGATCCGAGGGGCACACACAACTGCATCCAGCTCACCAACAACTACCGCTGCGAGTGCCGCACTGGATACACTG GCCAGCGCTGTGACACAGTATTTGATGGTTGTAAGGGCAAACCCTGTCATAATGGAGGGACCTGTGCTGTTGCCAGCAACACCCCACATGGCTTCATCTGTAAATGTCCTCCA GGATTTACTGGCTCCACATGTGAATACGACGCCCAGGCCTGCGGTAGCCTCCACTGCCGTAATGGAGGCACCTGCATCTCGGGCCACAAGAACCCCAAATGTCTGTGCACCCCGTCATTCACTGGGCCCGAATGCCAGTATCCCACCGACAGCCCCTGCAACTCCAACCCGTGCTACAACGGCGGCACCTGCGAGTACATCTCCGAGGCGCCGTACTACCACTGCGTCTGCCCCGTCCACTTCAACGGCATCCGCTGCCACATCCTGGATTACAGCTTCCTGGGTGGGCCCGGGCACGACATCCCACACTCGGTCGAGGTCGAGGTCAAGTGCGAGAACCCGCAGTGTGAGGAGCGCAAGGGCAACAAGTTCTGCGATGTGGCCTGCAACAACCACTCCTGCGGCTGGGACGGCGGCGACTGCTCGCTCAACTTCAACGACCCGTGGAAGAACTGCTCAGCTTCCCTGCAGTGCTGGCGCTACTTCAACAACGGCAAGTGTGACTCGCAGTGTGACAATGCTGGATGCCTCTATGACGGCTTCGACTGCCAGAACCTGGAGGGACAGTGCAA CCCTCTGTATGACCAGTACTGTAAGGACCACTATGCCGATGGCCACTGTGACCAGGGCTGCAACAACGCAGAGTGCGAGTGGGACGGCCTGGACTGCGCCAACAGCGTGCCTGAGAAACTCGCGGTGGGCCGTCTGGTCGTGGTGGTGCACATCCTGCCCGAGCAGCTCCTGAACAACTCCTTCGGCTTCCTCCGTGAGCTGAGCCGGGTCCTGCACACGAACGTGGTGTTCAGGAAGGACGCCCACGGGAAGATGATGGTGTACCCCTACTATGGCAGTGAGCAGGAGCTCAAAAAGCACAACATCAAGCGCTCGGTGGACACCTGGGCAGAGATTCCCAGTGATGTGCTGAACTTGGTGAGGAGGAGCCTGTACGATGTGGCGGGCGGGAGCAGACGGATGCGAAGGGAGCTGGATCACATGCAGATCAAAGG ATCCATAGTGTATTTGGAGATAGACAACCGCCAGTGCCTCCAGCAGTCCACCGAGTGTTTCCAGAGTGCCACCGATGTAGCGGCCTTCCTCGGTGCTTTGGCCTCCAGCGGCAAACTGAACGTACCCTACATCATCGAGGCTGTTCACA GTGAGGTGGACCCCCAGCCTCCCAAGGAACTCTATCCCATCTACGTGGTCCTGGCTGGGGTGGCGCTGCTGGCCTTCTGCGGGGTGGGAATGGTGGCTACCCGAAAACGCCGCCACGAGCACGGGCGCCTTTGGCTCCCCGAAGGCTTCAAGACCAGTGAGACCAGCAAGAAGAAGAGACGTGAGCCTGTCGGAGAGGATTCAGTGGGATTAAA GCCACTGAAGAACACATCTGACATATCTCTCATGGATGACACCCAGAACGAATGGGGAGACGACGAGCCTTCAGACGCCAAGCGCTTCAGG CAGTTTGACGAGCAGGCTATACTGGAGCTGGATGACCAGACAGACCACCGCCAATGGACCCAGCAGCACTTGGATGCTGCCGACCTGCGTATACCCTCCATCGCTCCCACACCGCCCCAGGGCGAGATTGAGAGTGACTGCATGGATGTCAACGTCCGAGGACCAG aTGGATTCACGCCCCTGATGATTGCATCGTGCAGTGGAGGAGGTTTAGAAACAGGCaacagtgaggaagaggaggatgccTCTGCCAACGTTATCAATGACTTTATCTACCAGGGCGCTAACCTTCACAACCAGACTGACCGCACAGGTGAAACTGCCCTTCACCTGGCTGCCCGCTACGCCCGCTCTGATGCTGCCAAGCGCCTGCTGGAGGCCAGTGCTGATGCCAACATCCAGGACAACATGGGCAGAACGCCTCTGCATGCTGCTGTGGCAGCTGATGCCCAGGGGGTCTTCCAG ATTTTGATAAGGAACCGTGCCACAGACCTGGATGCCCGCATGCATGATGGCACCACACCACTGATCTTGGCTGCCAGGCTGGCAGTGGAGGGCATGGTCGAGGAGCTCATTAACTGCCACGCTGATGTCAATGCAATTGATGATTTCG GTAAATCAGCGTTGCACTGGGCTGCAGCTGTCAACAATGTGGAAGCAGCTATTGTGCTTCTGAAGAGTGGCGCAAATAAGGACATGCAGAATAACAAG GAGGAAACCCCACTATTCCTGGCTGCCAGGGAAGGAAGCTATGAGACTGCCAAGGTCTTACTGGAGCACTTTGCCAACCGAGAGATCACTGACCACATGGACCGACTGCCCAGAGACATTGCTCAAGAGCGAATGCACCACGATATTGTGCGGCTGATGGACGAGTACAACCTGGTACGAAGTCCTCCCATGCACGGAGGCTCACTCAGCACCACCTTGTCACCACCTCTTTGCTCGCCCAACAGCTATCTGGGCAGCATGAAGCAGCCCCAGCCTCAGGGCCAAGGCCAGGGCAAAAAGGCACGTAAGCCCAGCACCAAGGGCATCGGGTGCAAGGATGGCAAAGACATgaaggtgaagaagaagaattcCCAGGATGGGAAGTCGGGCAGCCTTCTGGACAGCTCAGCTGTTCTGTCCCCGGTTGACTCGCTAGAGTCCCCCCATGGTTATATCTCTGATGTGGCATCACCACCCATGATGACGTCACCCTTCCAGCAGTCACCATCAGTGTCCCTCAATCATATGCAGGGCATGTCCGACCCCCACCTGGCTGTCAACCACATGGTCATACCCAACAAGCAGGAGCTGGCCCGAATGCAGTTTGACCCGCTGCCTCCTCGTCTCAGCCATCTGCCCGTGTCTGGCTCCAATAGCCAGGGGGCCATGAACGGCCAGTGTGATTGGCTCTCCAGGATGCATAGCAGCATGAGCCAGCCAGGCCAGTTCAACCACATGAGAGGGGCTGCAGGCAGTCAGGGAGGTTTGCACCAGGGAGGACAGCACAGCATGATGACCTCCCTCCACAACGGCCACCCGACCACCAGCCTGTCTCAGATGATGACCTACCAGGGGATCCAGAGCACCAGACTGAGTTCGCAGCCCCACATCATGCAGCAGCAGGCTCAGCAgatgcagcagatgcagaacctccagcagctgcagcagcagcaacaacaacaacagcagcagcagcagcagcaacagcagagcatCCAGCTGCAGCACCAGAACTCAAACACTGCCAGCAGCCAGAACTTCAGCGAGCTCAGTTCCCCGGAGCTCCAGACGGGCACGGGGAATTCCACCATGCCCATCCACACCATCCTGCCCCAGGAGACACAGGTCATGCCCTCCTCCCTCAACCAGTCCATGCCCAGCACCCAATTCCTCACCCCGCCCTCCCAGCACAGCTACTCAGGCCCTATGGACAACACCCCCAACCATCAACTCCAGGTGCCTGACCATCCCTTTCTGACCCCTTCCCCTGGCTCCCCCGACCAATGGTCAAGCTCCTCTCCGCACTCCAACATGTCAGATTGGTCGGAGGGAATCTCAAGTCCACCGACCAGCATGCAGTCTCAGATTGCACATATACCCGAACAGTTCAAATAA
- the ubac1 gene encoding ubiquitin-associated domain-containing protein 1 isoform X1 — protein MFVQEEKIFAGKVLKIHICTMEGTEWLEEVTEDTTIEKLKEKCLKHYVHGSLEDPKTLTHHKLIHAATERILTDTKTVADENLKDKDVLLLIKKRPPPTPPKMADISTDEKKKQENKAPDKDAILKATASLSTRHIDRTVTQHNIRDFQTELRKILVSLIEVAQKLLALNPDAVELFKKANAMLDEDEEDRVDETALQQLTEMGFPESRAIKALRLNHMSVTQAMEWLIEHVDDPSVDSPLPGQDTSGAAGATAAATPGPSVSASASGAPHLRRSLSQSSTEESTRQDELTEIFKRIRRKREFRPDSRAVIALMEMGFDEKEVIDALRVNNNQQDAACEWLLGDRKPSPEDLDKGIDTDSPLFQAILENPVVQLGLTNPKTLLGTQSNLIQNEIKDYSCSIVCNQAYILIKLQLKKKIHPATHITLAHVPFISGPCCC, from the exons ATGTTCGTGCAGGAGGAGAAGATATTCGCCGGGAAAGTGTTGAAAATACACATCTGTACCATGGAGGGGACGGAGTGGCTGGAGGAGGTCACGGAAGACACCACCATTGAGAAACTGAAGGAGAAGTGCTTGAAACAT TATGTGCACGGAAGTCTAGAAGACCCCAAAACTCTCACCCACCATAAACTAATCCACGCTGCTACAGAGAGAATCCTCACTGACACTAAAACAGTGGCTGATGAGAACCTCAAAGATAAAG ATGTTTTGCTGCTGATAAAGAAAAGACCACCACCAACCCCTCCAAAGATGGCAGACATATCTACAGATGAAAAG AAGAAGCAAGAAAACAAGGCTCCGGACAAAGATGCTATCCTGAAAGCCACTGCCAGCCTGTCCACCCGTCACATCGACCGCACCGTCACGCAGCACAACATCAGAGAC TTTCAGACGGAGCTTAGAAAAATCCTCGTCTCTCTCATTGAAGTGGCCCAGAAGCTTCTTGCTTTGAACCCTGATGCTGTTGAACTCTTCAAAAAGGCTAATG CCATGttggatgaggatgaagaggaccGGGTGGATGAAACAGCCCTTCAGCAGCTCACAGAGATGGGTTTCCCCGAGAGCAGAGCAATCAAAGCTCTCCGATTGAACCA CATGTCAGTGACCCAGGCCATGGAGTGGTTGATCGAGCATGTAGACGACCCCTCCGTGGACTCACCTCTGCCTGGCCAGGACACTTCTGGGGCGGCAGGGGCCACGGCCGCCGCCACCCCAGGCCCCTCTGTCTCAGCCTCGGCCTCGGGCGCTCCTCACCTCCGCCGAAGCCTTTCCCAGTCCAGCACAGAGGAGAGCACCAGGCAGGACGAGCTGACAGAGATCTTCAAGAGGATCCGCAGGAAACGAGAGTTCAGGCCTGACTCGAGA GCTGTTATCGCATTGATGGAGATGGGCTTCGATGAGAAGGAGGTGATCGATGCTCTGAGAGTGAATAACAACCAACAGGATGCTGCG TGCGAGTGGCTGCTGGGAGACAGGAAACCGTCTCCAGAGGACCTGGACAAAGGCATTGACACTGACAGCCCCCTGTTCCAAGCAATTCTGGAGAACCCAGTGGTACAGCTGGGCCTAACCAATCCCAAGACGCTGCTCGGTACACAGTCTAATCTGATTCAGAACGAGATCAAGGATTATAGTTGTAGTATTGTTTGTAACCAGGCATATATTCTAATCAAAttacaattgaaaaaaaaaatccaccctgcAACACACATCACTCTTGCCCATGTGCCTTTCATTTCTGGCCCATGTTGTTGTTAG
- the ubac1 gene encoding ubiquitin-associated domain-containing protein 1 isoform X2, translating to MFVQEEKIFAGKVLKIHICTMEGTEWLEEVTEDTTIEKLKEKCLKHYVHGSLEDPKTLTHHKLIHAATERILTDTKTVADENLKDKDVLLLIKKRPPPTPPKMADISTDEKKQENKAPDKDAILKATASLSTRHIDRTVTQHNIRDFQTELRKILVSLIEVAQKLLALNPDAVELFKKANAMLDEDEEDRVDETALQQLTEMGFPESRAIKALRLNHMSVTQAMEWLIEHVDDPSVDSPLPGQDTSGAAGATAAATPGPSVSASASGAPHLRRSLSQSSTEESTRQDELTEIFKRIRRKREFRPDSRAVIALMEMGFDEKEVIDALRVNNNQQDAACEWLLGDRKPSPEDLDKGIDTDSPLFQAILENPVVQLGLTNPKTLLGTQSNLIQNEIKDYSCSIVCNQAYILIKLQLKKKIHPATHITLAHVPFISGPCCC from the exons ATGTTCGTGCAGGAGGAGAAGATATTCGCCGGGAAAGTGTTGAAAATACACATCTGTACCATGGAGGGGACGGAGTGGCTGGAGGAGGTCACGGAAGACACCACCATTGAGAAACTGAAGGAGAAGTGCTTGAAACAT TATGTGCACGGAAGTCTAGAAGACCCCAAAACTCTCACCCACCATAAACTAATCCACGCTGCTACAGAGAGAATCCTCACTGACACTAAAACAGTGGCTGATGAGAACCTCAAAGATAAAG ATGTTTTGCTGCTGATAAAGAAAAGACCACCACCAACCCCTCCAAAGATGGCAGACATATCTACAGATGAAAAG AAGCAAGAAAACAAGGCTCCGGACAAAGATGCTATCCTGAAAGCCACTGCCAGCCTGTCCACCCGTCACATCGACCGCACCGTCACGCAGCACAACATCAGAGAC TTTCAGACGGAGCTTAGAAAAATCCTCGTCTCTCTCATTGAAGTGGCCCAGAAGCTTCTTGCTTTGAACCCTGATGCTGTTGAACTCTTCAAAAAGGCTAATG CCATGttggatgaggatgaagaggaccGGGTGGATGAAACAGCCCTTCAGCAGCTCACAGAGATGGGTTTCCCCGAGAGCAGAGCAATCAAAGCTCTCCGATTGAACCA CATGTCAGTGACCCAGGCCATGGAGTGGTTGATCGAGCATGTAGACGACCCCTCCGTGGACTCACCTCTGCCTGGCCAGGACACTTCTGGGGCGGCAGGGGCCACGGCCGCCGCCACCCCAGGCCCCTCTGTCTCAGCCTCGGCCTCGGGCGCTCCTCACCTCCGCCGAAGCCTTTCCCAGTCCAGCACAGAGGAGAGCACCAGGCAGGACGAGCTGACAGAGATCTTCAAGAGGATCCGCAGGAAACGAGAGTTCAGGCCTGACTCGAGA GCTGTTATCGCATTGATGGAGATGGGCTTCGATGAGAAGGAGGTGATCGATGCTCTGAGAGTGAATAACAACCAACAGGATGCTGCG TGCGAGTGGCTGCTGGGAGACAGGAAACCGTCTCCAGAGGACCTGGACAAAGGCATTGACACTGACAGCCCCCTGTTCCAAGCAATTCTGGAGAACCCAGTGGTACAGCTGGGCCTAACCAATCCCAAGACGCTGCTCGGTACACAGTCTAATCTGATTCAGAACGAGATCAAGGATTATAGTTGTAGTATTGTTTGTAACCAGGCATATATTCTAATCAAAttacaattgaaaaaaaaaatccaccctgcAACACACATCACTCTTGCCCATGTGCCTTTCATTTCTGGCCCATGTTGTTGTTAG